CGGCAGGACGAGGAGGCGGCGCGCGCCTGGCTGGCACAGGCGGCCAACGCCCCGGCGGACGCGGCCTGGACCTGCACCGCCTGCAACGCGGTCAGCCCGAGCTGGGGCGGCCTGTGCGGCCATTGCGGCGCCTTCGACAGCCTGGAATGGAAGGCCCCGACCGTCAGCATGTCGCTGATGAGCCCGGAGGCCGCGCCGACGGTCATCACCCATCAGGCGACGGAGCCCGTCACCGGCCAGCCGGGCGTCGCACCCGGAGGCCAGATCGCCCCGCAGGGAGCGACCTAGCCGCGCCTCGGTCGCAGCAGGAAAGTCGGTCGCAGCAAGAAAAAAGCCCCTTCCCGGTCCGCCGGGGAGGGGCTTTTTCTTTGTCGAAACGGTGGGTCGAAACCCGGGCGCCCTGCGGCCCCGGACGCTACGCGTTGCCCAGCCGGGCGCCGTCCAGGATGGCCTCGTCGAAGATCGCGCTGCTGCGGTCGCAGCCGGTCAGGTCGGCCAGCGTCAGGTCGCAGCCCTTCATGTTCGTGGCGCTCAGCGAGGCGCCGGCCATGCGGGCGCGCACCAGCGAGGCGCGCATCATCTTGGCCCCGGCGCTGATCAGCAGCATCCCCAGATTGGCCCCGTCCAGGCAGCCGTCGATGAGGATCGCGCGGTCCAGCTTCGCGCCGCGCAGGTCGGCGCCGCGCAGGTCGGCGGAGCGCAGATCGGCGCCGTCGAACTGGGCCGCCTGGAGTTGCGCGCCGTTCAGCCGGGCGTGGCGCAGCCGCACGCCGGAGCCCTTGGCGAGCGTCAGCACCTTGCCCGACAGGTCCACCCCGTCGAGGTTCAGGCCGGTCAGGTCGAGCTGGCGCCCCTGCTGGCCGCTGGTGCCAAGCCACAGCAGGTGCTGGTGCAGCAGAACCTCGATGTCCGCCGCCGCGATCGCCGGCTGGACGGGCTCCGCCGCCGGGTCCTCGTCCGGCTCCGGAAGGGTCGGCGGCGCCAGGGCGGCGGCGGCGGCCTCCTCGTCGGTGCGGATGGAGGTGACGAGGTCCAGCTCCGACACCTTGGCCCCGTCGAGCTTGGCGCCGCGCAGGTCGGCGCCGTTCAGGTCCGCCCCCTGGAGGTCGGCGCCGGAGAAGTTGCAGTCGCGCAGGTCGGTGCGCTGGAGCCGCGCCCCCGACAGGCGGGAGTTGGTGAAATCCGCCGCCCGCGCGAAGCTGCCCGACAGCTTGGCCCGCGCCATGTCGGCGTTGGTCAGCTTGGCCGAGGCCATGTCCGCCGGTCCCGGCTCGAAGCCGATCACCTTCAGCTCGCCGGACGCGCTGCGGTTGGCGACGCTGCCGTCGCGCAGGTCGACTTCCACCATCACCGCGCCGTCCAGGATCGCGCCGCGCACATTGGCGCCGCGCATGTCGGTGCGGTAGAGCCGCGCTTCCGACAGGTCGGCGCCGCGCAGATCCGCGCCGTAGAGGTCGGCGTGGTCGAGGATGGTTCCCCGCATCCTGGCGTCGCGCAGGATGGCGCCCGACAGATGCGCGCCGGTCAGGTTGCGGCCCGACAGGTCGAGCCCGGTCAGGTCAAAGAAGGGCAGGTTGGCGCGGGCGCCGTTGGGCCGCCCCTCGGTGAAGCGGACATGGCGCTCGCACACCCGGTCCAGCTGCTCCTGGCTCAAGCGTATCCGGGACTTGTGGGAGCCGTCGTTCGCCATCGGCGCCTCAGGCGAACAGCGCGTCGATGTCGGCCTGCGAAATCTCGCTGCCGCCGCCCGACGGTTCGGGCGCCGGGGCGGCGGGACGCGGGGCCGGCTTCGCAGCGGCGGCAGGGGGGGGCGGCGGCGCGGGCGGCGGCGGGGGGCGGGCGCCTCCGCCGGTTCGGCC
The window above is part of the Azospirillum sp. TSH58 genome. Proteins encoded here:
- a CDS encoding pentapeptide repeat-containing protein, whose translation is MSDVPLMELTEHDYLQMEEALSQTARGRAFLRMRDRRSRVVAVDEFHRLIGALEQQINRLRGVEHGALPRPAPGGGMGDGLQLQQELMSITQVVRETRSDIAALRPADTGSNRIEAATGELDEIVAATERATTDILNATEKIQEITQGIPRDDPDIAEMVDAIDAWSIEIMTACAFQDITGQRTTKVVNTLRYIEQRVNTMIEIWGVDRIATASETESMGEVSSHRKLGDTRPDAHLLNGPQLGGPEVSQDDIDALFDTLATQIPQVLERAEPAEAPAPRRRPRRRPPLPPLRSRPRVPPPRRPNRRAAAARFRRPTSTRCSPEAPMANDGSHKSRIRLSQEQLDRVCERHVRFTEGRPNGARANLPFFDLTGLDLSGRNLTGAHLSGAILRDARMRGTILDHADLYGADLRGADLSEARLYRTDMRGANVRGAILDGAVMVEVDLRDGSVANRSASGELKVIGFEPGPADMASAKLTNADMARAKLSGSFARAADFTNSRLSGARLQRTDLRDCNFSGADLQGADLNGADLRGAKLDGAKVSELDLVTSIRTDEEAAAAALAPPTLPEPDEDPAAEPVQPAIAAADIEVLLHQHLLWLGTSGQQGRQLDLTGLNLDGVDLSGKVLTLAKGSGVRLRHARLNGAQLQAAQFDGADLRSADLRGADLRGAKLDRAILIDGCLDGANLGMLLISAGAKMMRASLVRARMAGASLSATNMKGCDLTLADLTGCDRSSAIFDEAILDGARLGNA